The Salvia miltiorrhiza cultivar Shanhuang (shh) chromosome 2, IMPLAD_Smil_shh, whole genome shotgun sequence DNA window TTCTTCATTGAAACGAGTTGTACAGGTCTTCCCATCATTTTTTGTGCGCGTGCTGCTGTCCACAGTCGCCAAACCGTCCTCACATCGATGTTGAACATAGCTGCTGCCTCTTTCTTCGCGCCGTACCGAAGCTTGAAGTCCTTGCTGTTTTGGAGAAGCCATTGTGCAATGTTGTTTCTTTCAATTTCTGTCAAGTTGGCCTTTTTTCGTTTGTCTGCCATTGTGTCTATTTAGTTTAGGTTTCAGCTTTTGTGAATTGTTGGAGCAGCTCTTGTATTTATAGATTTAGTGGAGGAAAATTGCTGACGCGAATTTGGCTCCAATTTGTGAAGTTAATCTGAAATTTTAGAGGGAAATGAAATTAGTGGCATTGGAATCTGTGCAGTTTTGTTCAGCCCATTTTTATTTCGTTCCATTTGCTGTTCATTTGTTGATTTcagtaaacaaattaaaaagttaaattaaCAACTGTAATCAATTtaaaatgatttaatttatgtaattaattcaagtttttaattaaagttaaattATTGCCATCAAAAGTTAATTAAGGATTAAAGAACTTTAAAAGTCATATTAgcactacccctataaatttacttctctctcctcttacacctactttaacaactttcttaaaacccgtgccgaaccccaaatgggactctttttggtggacggagggagtattttttatttaaatgagaatgaaaaaaatattctcaAGCCTTCGATAATGAAGATTTACGGTTGATGCATTattttgatggatgaatgcagcATATCAGTTCGAATTTCAAAtgaagtgattttttttttcattttttcgaAGTGCAGTTAATTTCACGATGAATACGGTAGTTTTACATGTCAGTATAGTGTTCGCAATTCTCattttaagggttaattttCGTTATAACCAATCCTTAGAGCACCCACTATGGGGGATGCGGAAGGCGGTTTGCACCAGGTCCGCGCGCACCCCCCATTGCCGCACCCCCTCCCCCCGCACTTGGTGCAGATAGGATTTTGATTGGGGGCGTGTATAACACGGCCCAATCAGAAAATTTCTagcattttaattaaaaaaaaaacattcgaACGTTGCTGCCAACATAAAATTTCAGAGAGCTGTTCTAACGGCTCTAatgttcctttttttttatatatatattttgcctTTGTTTATTCTATAAATTAGTACATCATTTTCTCATTCAACTTCACACACAATTCtcattctttttcttcatcttcattttctttctttcataCTAAAAATATGGATGATAGTTGGGGAAAATATTGGAGCAATCACCTCCAAAATTCATCTCCCAGCAATGCAAATTCGCCCGACCAAGCATTCTCTCCATTCACTCAAAATTCAAACGGTAGGGAATCAATTTGAACGCCCAATTTGCAGCGACGACCGAACCCAATGTGGAGGAGATATCATCTATGCCAGCGACCACCAAGCTAAGACGTGGCTATACCCCGGCGGAGACGACACTCATGTGTCGTTTGTATGCGAATGCAACATGCTACTCCGTCAAAGGCTTCGAGCAAAAAGGAGCCAACTATTGGGGCGCCATCATGGAGAAGTACAATGCTCAATGGCCTCAAGGCACGATTCCACGCGACGTGAAATAAATAAAGTCGCACTTTCAACGCGTGCAAAATGAGGTGAAGTTGTGGGAAGCAATCTACGAGAAGTGTCGGGCGAATTGGGGATCTGGCATTAGCGATGAACAAATCACCACTCAAGCACAACAATTGTACGCTTCTGAGCATAGTGGTATATTCAAGTATCCACATGCATGGCTTGTGCTTCGCGAATGCAAAAAATTCGCGACGAATGTCCAAATCTCCAAACGCTCGGCTTGGATGGTCGCTATACAACCACCTCTAGCGAGCAAAGTATCTCCACAAGGCCCCAAAGCCAAAAGGTGGCGAAGAAAGACAAAGGAAAATGCAAGAAAAAAGGCGGAGTCGTCCGGCGAGCAAACTCAAGCTCTCGAGGCCATGGAGAATATGGTGAAGGTCATGGGAATTTTCTCCCAAGCCCAACGCGATGACCTAGCTGACAGGATCATCATGGGCAAGGACACCTCTACTGTGAATCCGGACGAATTGACGTTTCACTTGAAGAAGGTAGAAGAAATTAAGAAACGCAATGATCTCCCATAGATTGTaggtttttttttatgttttttaaatttgaagtaattcaggactttatttttattgtaatgcaatttttattttcaatcaagGTAgggctaatttttaatttcaatgaaatttgagttgttaaatttaatattaattttaattttaattaaaaacaacattataattaaatacaaattgaaaatcaaaatttaaaagttGGGGTGTTGGGTCTCCCATAGTGGAGGGTGAGCTCTTAAGTGATGGAGACCACATTTAAGAGCCCATCTTGGCTTTATATAGTGGAtgcccttatatatatatggtgtggttctagtgaGAGGAGTACATTTTTaatgagaacgtgagaaccattaTAATTAACACATCTgctgtaaaaattaatacatcTAGTGTTAAAACTAATGGACtcgaaaaaattaaatttttcgtTTCCTCCAGGATTTGAATCTAGGTGATGCATTCATCCAATAATATGGTAtatcaattgtagattttaatGATATAATGACTGCAAATGATTCTCCGAAATTATTTAACGGTTCTTACTTGAACTACTTCCTATGGTTGTGGTTCCAGTGAAAACTACACTTTTCTTAAaaattgttataattaatgcatcaattgtaaaaattaatgaattCGCTATTAAAATGAAtgcacttaaaaaaaaaaaaactcccttCACAATCCGATCTCAAGTGATGCATTCATCCTGCAAAATTATACATTCACCatagattttaaatttttaatgatcAAATGACCGAAAGTACGATGTGATTTAAAGGAATAAGATTAATAAATAGATGTAAAATACGTATATAATGGAAAAATGACCCACCAAAGTTGTTTTATTAGGCAATTTTTAAATGATTTGTtagatactccctctgtccataaaagaacttcctaggagggagtgacacgagttaaaaaaaaaggttgttgagtgtattgagagtggagaaaaaattgttgagtttattgaaaatggtgaaaaagtgttataattaatattgagagttctgaaaaagtgaaaagtaagtaattataaatgGTGGAGTATAttccaaaaataagtaggaagtttttttgtgaacgtctcaaaaaagaaagataagaagttttttcgtggacataggaaatattttattttgtaagagCGATACTATTTGGTCATATTAtgcttaattataattttaatttaaatagaaGTAGATTAATCTACTATTGATGTAGTAAAATACTTATTCAATTCACTTAAAAGGCATGCAAAATTATGACTGTTATACCCTTAACACTAATaatagtacttcctccgtcccactccaataggctcgtttttctttttgggatgtgTCACTCTAATAGGTTCGTTTtccattttgagtaaaaaatgtgtacttaattggtgtggaccataTCACTTTtctaccactttcctactaaaaagtaagttttcttaatttccgtacTCAAAAGAATTACCTCTTTAGAATTAGTAGTAAAAGTATTATGCACAAGTATTAAATAGAAGTAGTACTCCCTCTATCCCACCGCCATAGTCCacttcactttttcacatatattaagaaaatgtaataaatagtATTtagaaaattcaaataatacttggaaaatacaaaatatatgtaattattcaattttgctcttatttattctatgtttgactatatttaaataagaTTACTTTggtaaaaaaagaaatttaatgctAACTTAATTTAGAAAGTGAACTATATgtgatacatataaaaaatgaataatagaCTATGAAGATAGGACAGTGGGGTATTTTTTTTCATCCATAATTACTAAAATATCCTTTTACGGAAAATTGGTTGGAATTGCAATTTAGGAAATGTGAGGAAGGCGAAGTATCCAATCAAAATGTGAGACAATAAAACCCCCTTCACAGCTCCATCAACCTTAACCCCTTCACCCAAACCTCATCAATACCACCTCGTTCCCATCGCCATTCTTGCCGCCATGCAATCCCTCAACTCCGTCGCGCTCCGCCCCTCCCCTCTCGACCCGCTCCGCTCCGGCGCCCTGCCTGGGAGCACCAGCGCCAGGCTTCCCGCCAAGAAGAAGCTCCCATTCAAGGtctccgcctccgccgccgcggcGCCCAAGCGGGAGACGGACCCCAAGAAGCGCGTGGTGATCACGGGCATGGGGCTGGTCTCCGTGTTCGGGAACGAGGTTGACGCCTACTACGAGAAGCTGCTGAGCGGCGAGAGCGGCATCACACTGATCGATAGATTCGATGCGTCCAAGTTCCCCACCCGCTTCGGCGGCCAGATTCGTGGCTTCAATTCCGAGGGCTACATTGACGGGAAGAATGATCGGAGATTGGACGATTGCTTGAGGTATTGCATTGTCGCCGGGAAGAAGGCGCTCGAGAGCGCAGATCTTGGCGGGGAGAAGATCAATAAGGTATAATTGTGCCTTTTCCAGCTTGATTTTGAGGTTTCCGTGATTTCGGAGAaaacgatatatatatatatatatatatttgaatttggTTTTGATAGTGTGATGAGGATGTTGGTTTAGTAGGTGAGTAGTAATGCTGAGTGTTTCGGAGTTTCCGATGTTTACTGTGTCTGTATGTGGATCCATTGGCTATTTGCATTTGAGCTTTGATTCGTGTTGTTTAGAAGCGACTAACTGTTTAGTTTGTATGAAAATTTTCGAATACAGTGTGAAAATCTGGCCAAAAAAGGGGTTTTTGCAATTCATCTTTACCTTTCTATCGAATTTATTTCTTGGGATTTGGCTGCTGTCTATTTGTTATACGATCTATATTcgtctttgaatttgttttgaTAATGTGATGAGGATGCTGTGTTAGTAGTGAGTATTAATGCTGAGTTTTTTTTGGAGCTCCCGATTTCTAGTGTGTAGATCCATTTGCTATCTGCATTGAGCTTTGGTTCGTGTTGTTTAGAAGTAACTAACTGTTTGGCTTGTAGGAATTTTTTCCAATTGGCTTATCTGTGTCTAGTTGTTTTGCTTCCATCTGCAGTGTGGAAATCTCTCCAGAAAATGGTATTTTTGCAATTCATTTTGGCCTTTATATCGATTTGTTAATCCTTGGGATTGGCTGCTAAATTCTTGGCTGCTGTCTACTTGGTTTGTGATCTATAATTTGGGTTTGATAATGTGATGAAGATATTGTTTTCGTAGTGAGTAGTAGCTTTTTCATAGATGccaatgccaaaaaaaaaaatcatttgccTCATCACTGTGTGTGACGTCTTTTCATATCGTTGTGGCTGGTAGATTGAGAATATCTTGTTGGCCTTTTTGGGGCCCAATTTCTAGTGCGTGTAAATTCACCGCCTTTTTGCATTGGACATGGATTGGTGTTGTTGAATTGGTTAATGAGAAACCattgtttgattgtgttttttaaattttatttggaaTTTGACCTATGGTATTGTTTGATTTTTGTCTAGTTTCATTATGCTTCCATTTGTAGTGTGAAATCTTGCCAAAActgatttttttgtaattcaTTTTAACTTGGTTTGTTGTTATTGCAGATTGATAAGATCCGAGGTGGTGTTCTGGTCGGGACGGGAATGGGTGGTCTTCAAGTATTCTCCGATGGCGTCAAGGCTCTAATAGAGAAAGGTCACCGGAAAATAACTCCGTTTTTCATACCTTACGCTATAACAAACATGGCCTCTGCTTTGCTTGCAATTGATCTTGGCTTGATGGGACCCAACTATTCGATTTCCACTGCTTGTGCCACCTCGAATTATTGTTTCTATGCGGCTGCCAACCACATCCGCAGGGGAGAAGCTGATTTGATGATTGCTGGTGGAACTGAAGCTGCAATTATTCCTATTGGATTGGGTGGTTTTGTTGCTTGCAGAGCGTTGTCACAAAGAAACGACGATCCACAAACTGCTTCAAGGCCCTGGGACCAAGATCGAGATGGTTTTGTTATGGGCGAAGGTGCTGGAGTTTTGGTGAGCGTGCTATCTTTTTCAAAATTTCGGGTCTGCAAACATGATTAGGTAGCCTTAAATTAGTGTTTCTTCTATCTTTTTAAAAAGGTGATGGAAAGTTTGGAGCACGCAATGAAACGAGGGGCGCCAATCGTTGCTGAATATTTGGGAGGTGCGGTAAATTGTGATGCGTATCATATGACAGATCCTAGAGCTGATGGACTTGGAGTCTCGTCGTGTATTCAGAGTGCCCTCGAAGATGCTGGCGTTTCACCCGAAGAGGTACTTCTTTCGTCTCTAGATTTGAATTATATTTTCGTATGATGCTCTTCACGGGTGCACCTTTTCCTAGGAAGGGTTAAAACCATCTATCTTAATGCAACGATATTCTTTACAACTGTATAGCACGTTCATAATTTCATGATCATCCATGTCCTAGTTAATGTGGTATTTTTTTTGACACAGAAAACCTATTTCTTGCCTCTGTTATTGCATACTAAATTCGAACTCAAAATTGACATTGAAAAATGATTTTGGGATTATTTTCTTTAGTAAATTAAATGCTGAGGTATCTTCGAAAGTTGCTATGGTAGCAACTCTTCGAGAAAGCAGCTATAACTGGTCGGAACACATGCTTTTTCAGGTTAACTACATAAATGCACACGCTACTTCCACGATCGTGGGTGATTTAGCCGAGCTAAACGCTATTAAGAAGGTATTCAAGAATACTTCTGGGATCAAAATAAATGCAACTAAGGTgaatactctctctctccctctctcttgcacacacacacatgcgcATGATTCTGATTTTCTGCGTTTTTATCTTCTTACAGTCGATGATAGGGCACTGTCTTGGCGCTGCTGGTGGTTTGGAAGCTATTGCAACAGTAAAAGCAATTACAATGGGATGGCTTCATCCCACCATAAATCAATTTGTAAGTTAAAAACAATAAATGAACGGATACTTGAAACACAGTCCGTGGCTATTTTACAGTTCAAGTTTGCTCCAAGTTTCTCTTTCcaattgttttttttcttcttcaatatTACAAGTTACATATATACTGTGCTTCTGCAGAACCGAGAGCCGTCTGTAGATTTTGACACCGTTGCAAATGAAAAACAGCAGCACGACATCAATGTTGGTAAGATCTCGTATACTATTATCTTATTCAACGTTGAACAATGAGGTTTTATACGCTCTGGTTTCTCAATCTTGCACCCTGGTTTTCTCACTTCTATCCGGAAAATCATTTGCAGCAATCTCGAACTCCTTTGGATTTGGAGGTCACAACTCTGTTGTCGCGTTCTCTGCATTCAAGCCATGATTCGGTTCAAGCTTCCAACTGAGTTGCTTGCAGCCGGCTTCCTCGTCTCGTTGTACTAGTCGCTCTCCTTCAGCATTCCCGGCCGGGCTTATATTCGTCTCAACAGGCCCTAAGCTCTAGTTTCTTGAGCACTAGTATTCCACCCGAGCGTTTATTTTAACCTCTTCTGGAAAGCATCATTTTTGCTTCAATCTTGTAGCAACAGTTGTGTTATTTTTAATTGTATGTACCTTTGTCTTGAACAACCCctaatacttttttttatgcTTCTTCAGAGATCAATTTCAGCCTTATTtccattaaaaatatatactagtattttttttcaataatgaaTCGTGTATATCTCAACCTTTCCTAAATTTTCAACACGTATTTGGGTTGTTATCAACTTATGTCATTTGAGATatgcaaaaatatataaaaaatctcGAAATGCCATCGGCGAATACATGTAGTGatataaaagaagaaagaaaacctAAAGGAGCCTTGAGGCAAAAGTAGAGGTAGtgatataaaagaaaaagaagaaagaaatactAAAGCAACCTTGCACAAGCTGTATTATTAACGTTAAAACCCATTCAAGGAAATTTTAGTGGGAAAAAAACTAAATGGACGACATCCATCTTCCACTTTTAACAAATCCATTTGCCTCCTCGTAAATATGAGTGTAATTACATCTTCAAAACCAAAATCGAGTCCTTCCAAACAATGGGAGCAACTTTTAACAAAACCTCTATTATTTCAAAACACCCCCCATTTAGCTTTAATCCACCTCATGATATATACAATACAACGGAGGGGAAGCGAAAACTTAAAAAGTGCATGGAAACTTAAAAATGAGTGAGCGGGAAAGTGTAAAACGAACATAACATAATATTTAAGGCGAAAACTTCAAATTAATGTCACATACGTGCATTATCTGACAAAGAGAAAATGAATCATAGTACCAATCATAACCTCAAAGTAAAAAGTAATCAAACCACAATGATTGTCTTCCATGTTAGAATCAAGTCatatttttcaacaaaaaaaaaattaaaaaaatcaagatgGCAATGGAGTGTAGTAAGTTGGTATTTTAAGTATAGATTAGAAACTTGTGTGTCAAAGCAAATCTCCCTAAAGTGAAAGGTCATTCTTTTTTCGAGCAAAACTGCAGTATGGGAAAATGTACTTATCATGAAAGAAAATAAGGATAGAACAGGAAAATCAGATACTACTATTTTTTATATGTAAACATTTGTTAATCAATCAGGTGGTAGCCATGGCGCAAATCGTTACATAGTCAGACATTGATTGCCTCTCATCTATCATTCTCACCATCCAAGTAATAATATTAGTATATATGTTGTCATTAACAAATCTTGAATAATGTATTAAATCTCGGAATTTGACAAATATTATTATTCTATCCGAATGGTTTTGGTCCcctttgcaagaatgagtgaccATAGCATAAATTCCAATTTTcttatccacaaaaaatattaatgtTATCTTTGAAGTAAGTTTACAAAATCAGCTTACCAATTTAGAAAAAATTATATCGAGTGTATACATATTTACAGAAAAGATTTTTGCAACTTCTTTTTCTCCAAAGGAAACTCATCGAGAAGGCAGCTAATGACAGTTGAAAGTGAGCCAAACGATTATATGTTACCCACTGTTTGTAATATAGTCAAAATTTCCCCCAactaaaaagataaataaaaatattatagtcAAAACTCAGATCATATTCAGCCCAACAGAAGAGAAATAATCAAACCGAGACAGCAAATAAGGGCCCAGCAGCCCAATAAACACACCCCTTTCAATTTGCCCGCCAAAATTGCTTACCTCTTTCCCGCCAAATACCGAAGCCCTAACcccccaaaaaataaaagataatttCTTCTCGATTTTTTCCTTACTCCTCTCCCTCGCGCGATCTAATTGGAGGCATTTCCGACTGAAAGGGGAGCTGAAGAAGATTCGGGATGGATCTCAGCGATGATATCAGGACGGCGCACAAGCGCACTTTCCTCAAATTTTTCGAGCAAACTGTGGGTTTTCAAACAGCATGATTCAATTTACTGAATTTGTAATTGTTTTCAATTTTCTGGTAGTTGGCATTTCTTATTAAGCATCTTGTGAAATGCTTGATTCGCAGGATTACAACATTGAACTGAAGAAATCTCTCGACCTAATGTTCAACCAAAACCGTCGCCGTTGTGTGATTAATCTCGCTCATTTCTACCACCACAGAGAAGGCACGGATCTGGCGCGAAGGTTGACGGCATTGTCTGCTAATTACTTAGTGTTTGAATAAATTTTGTTGTATCCTAAGTGATATTTTGTAAAAATTGCAGGCTCTTGCAAACTCCAAGCGAGTACATACAGCCACTCTGTGATGCGGTGACGGATATGGCTAGGAGCATGAATGccaagtatctcaaggaagggGAGCAGGTTTTGGTTGGTCTCGAGGGCCCCTTTGTTTCGAGAAGGGTGACGCCAAGAGATCTCTTGTCTGGCTTTATTGGCTCAATGGTTTGTGTCGAGGGCATTGTTACTAAATGTAAGTGTGTAAATTTGAATGATCTTTgagaaatttgaattaaattgcataattgtgCGAAGTAGCATAATGCACATAACTGGTGTTTTGGTAGAGTGTTAATCAGTTAACTTTTGCAGGTAAATTAGTGAAAGATCGGCATTACCTACTAGTATTAATAATTTCTTAAAGTCACAAGGTCTACAATTTCAGAATTTGGGGTTGAGTTTTATCGTACAGGGCAATTAGCAGTTGTGAGTTCTCTTATATAGTATTGCCAGTTGTATGATTGAACTGATATAAAAGTATCGTCATGTAAAAGGCAAATGTGCTTTTACTATTGTAGTGATTCTACTTAGAGCATCCATGAAGTACTGCAGTGTTATTTCCCCTAGTTCAAATTTGTAACCGGGAATCTAATAATTGGAACCTTTTGTTCTATATGTAGGTTCTCTTGTTAGGCCAAAGGTTGTAAAAAGCGTCCACTTTTGCCCTGCTACTGATAAATTCACAGTTAGGGAATACAGGGACATTACATCA harbors:
- the LOC131013598 gene encoding 3-oxoacyl-[acyl-carrier-protein] synthase I, chloroplastic-like, which translates into the protein MQSLNSVALRPSPLDPLRSGALPGSTSARLPAKKKLPFKVSASAAAAPKRETDPKKRVVITGMGLVSVFGNEVDAYYEKLLSGESGITLIDRFDASKFPTRFGGQIRGFNSEGYIDGKNDRRLDDCLRYCIVAGKKALESADLGGEKINKIDKIRGGVLVGTGMGGLQVFSDGVKALIEKGHRKITPFFIPYAITNMASALLAIDLGLMGPNYSISTACATSNYCFYAAANHIRRGEADLMIAGGTEAAIIPIGLGGFVACRALSQRNDDPQTASRPWDQDRDGFVMGEGAGVLVMESLEHAMKRGAPIVAEYLGGAVNCDAYHMTDPRADGLGVSSCIQSALEDAGVSPEEVNYINAHATSTIVGDLAELNAIKKVFKNTSGIKINATKSMIGHCLGAAGGLEAIATVKAITMGWLHPTINQFNREPSVDFDTVANEKQQHDINVAISNSFGFGGHNSVVAFSAFKP